Proteins encoded by one window of Actinocorallia herbida:
- the rph gene encoding ribonuclease PH: protein MPRPDGRVNDQLRHVRIQRGWLDHAEGSVLVEFGGTRVLCAASVQDSVPRWRRDSGMGWVTAEYAMLPRATNTRNDRESVKGKLGGRTQEISRLIGRSLRACVDFKALGTNTVTIDCDVLQADGGTRTAAITGAYVALADAVTWMRDKRLTKGDPLLTSVSAISVGVVEGEARLDLCYAEDVKADTDMNVVCTGDGRLIEVQGTAEGVPFSREELNQLLDLAQLGCADLTMMQKEALAR from the coding sequence ATGCCTCGCCCTGACGGTCGTGTGAACGACCAGCTCCGTCATGTCCGTATCCAGCGCGGCTGGCTCGACCATGCCGAAGGCTCGGTACTCGTCGAGTTCGGCGGCACCAGGGTCCTGTGCGCCGCCTCGGTCCAGGACTCGGTGCCGCGCTGGCGTCGCGACAGCGGCATGGGCTGGGTGACCGCCGAGTACGCGATGCTGCCGCGCGCCACCAACACCCGCAACGACCGCGAGTCCGTCAAGGGCAAGCTCGGCGGCCGCACCCAGGAGATCTCCCGGCTGATCGGCCGCTCCCTGCGGGCCTGCGTGGACTTCAAGGCGCTCGGCACCAACACCGTCACCATCGACTGCGACGTGCTCCAGGCCGACGGCGGCACCCGCACCGCGGCGATCACCGGCGCCTACGTGGCGCTCGCCGACGCCGTCACCTGGATGCGCGACAAGCGCCTCACCAAGGGCGACCCGCTGCTGACCTCGGTGAGCGCGATCAGCGTCGGCGTCGTCGAGGGTGAGGCCCGCCTCGACCTCTGCTACGCCGAGGACGTCAAGGCCGACACCGACATGAACGTCGTCTGCACCGGCGACGGCCGCCTCATCGAGGTCCAGGGCACCGCGGAAGGCGTCCCCTTCTCGCGCGAGGAGCTCAACCAGCTCCTCGACCTGGCCCAGCTCGGCTGCGCCGACCTCACCATGATGCAGAAGGAAGCCCTCGCCCGATGA
- the rdgB gene encoding RdgB/HAM1 family non-canonical purine NTP pyrophosphatase, whose protein sequence is MTTLVLATRNQGKVVELRDLLTAFDVVGLESFPDAPEVPETELTFAGNALLKARAIAAHTGLTAVSDDSGLCVDALNGMPGVLSARWSGRYGTAAPEGVDRANLHLLLDQLADVQDFDRAAHFVCAAALVHPDGREEVFEGRMEGRVIRAPRGANGFGYDPIFEVAGQGRTAAELAPHEKSALSHRGHAFRALAASLGA, encoded by the coding sequence ATGACGACGCTGGTGCTGGCCACTCGCAACCAGGGCAAGGTCGTCGAGCTCCGTGATCTCCTCACCGCCTTCGACGTCGTCGGCCTGGAGTCCTTCCCCGACGCCCCCGAAGTCCCCGAGACCGAGCTGACCTTCGCCGGCAACGCCCTGCTCAAGGCCCGCGCGATCGCCGCCCACACCGGCCTGACCGCGGTCTCCGACGACAGCGGCCTCTGCGTCGACGCGCTCAACGGCATGCCCGGAGTCCTCTCCGCCCGCTGGTCGGGCCGTTACGGCACGGCCGCGCCGGAGGGCGTGGACCGCGCGAACCTCCACCTCCTCCTGGACCAGCTCGCCGACGTCCAGGACTTCGACCGCGCCGCCCACTTCGTCTGCGCCGCGGCCCTCGTCCACCCCGACGGCCGCGAAGAGGTCTTCGAAGGCCGCATGGAAGGCCGCGTCATCCGCGCCCCCCGCGGCGCCAACGGCTTCGGCTACGACCCCATCTTCGAGGTCGCCGGCCAGGGCCGCACCGCCGCGGAGCTGGCCCCCCACGAGAAGTCGGCCCTCAGCCACCGAGGCCACGCCTTCCGTGCCCTGGCCGCCTCCCTGGGCGCCTGA
- a CDS encoding MBL fold metallo-hydrolase has product MRVTVIGCSGSFPGPDSPASCYLFEDEGYSLLLDFGNGALGALQRHHDLYGIDAIAISHLHADHCMDLCGYYVARKYCPAGEKPRIPVYAPPAADKRMAEAYDLPINPGMTDTFDFTPLAPTLHAGPFEITVRPVNHVIESYGFRITSNGKSVAYSGDTGRTDVLVDLARDVDLFLCEASFLDGDNPPDLHLSAREAAEYAARAGAGRLVLTHLVPWNDSERSMVEAKDADYSGPIDLARSGAVYRL; this is encoded by the coding sequence GTGCGGGTGACCGTCATCGGCTGCTCTGGCAGCTTCCCGGGGCCGGACAGCCCCGCCTCCTGCTATCTCTTCGAGGACGAGGGCTACTCGCTGCTCCTCGATTTCGGCAACGGCGCGCTCGGCGCGCTCCAGCGCCACCACGACCTTTACGGCATCGACGCCATCGCCATCTCCCACCTGCACGCCGACCACTGCATGGACCTGTGCGGCTACTACGTCGCGCGCAAGTACTGTCCGGCGGGGGAGAAGCCGCGCATTCCGGTCTACGCGCCGCCGGCGGCCGACAAGCGGATGGCCGAGGCCTACGATCTGCCGATCAACCCGGGCATGACCGACACCTTTGATTTCACCCCGCTCGCCCCGACCCTGCACGCGGGGCCGTTCGAGATCACGGTCAGGCCCGTCAACCACGTCATCGAGTCGTACGGCTTCCGGATCACGTCGAACGGCAAGTCCGTCGCCTACTCCGGTGACACCGGCCGCACCGACGTGCTCGTCGACCTCGCCCGCGACGTAGACCTCTTCCTGTGCGAGGCGTCCTTCCTCGACGGCGACAACCCGCCCGACCTGCACCTCAGCGCGCGCGAAGCCGCCGAGTACGCGGCCCGTGCGGGGGCCGGAAGGCTCGTCCTCACCCACCTGGTGCCGTGGAACGACTCGGAACGCTCGATGGTCGAGGCGAAGGACGCGGACTACTCCGGACCTATCGACCTCGCCCGCAGCGGAGCCGTCTACCGGCTCTGA
- a CDS encoding thioesterase family protein → MTTYHEATSVTPLGEGKYAARLAEEYSFGEAVNGGYLMGVLLRAAVAESPHAHPLTTAASFLRPGQPGPAEIVVETRKTGRTAATSRVSLTQHGRPIVDAMVTTGTLDPASEPAYQGARPAMPPVEECRPSGHDTSGFVAQVDMRFDPAVMGWLDGEPSGRPEMRAYFRLADGADPDPYVLAIALDALVPVVANTGHTGWSPTVDLTWHLRALPAPGWLTVHGSGRLVRDGWNDEDVEIWDSAGTLVAQSRQLARTARARTRK, encoded by the coding sequence ATGACGACCTACCACGAGGCGACCTCGGTCACCCCCCTGGGCGAAGGCAAGTACGCCGCTCGCCTGGCCGAGGAGTACAGCTTCGGCGAGGCGGTCAACGGCGGCTACCTGATGGGCGTGCTCCTGCGCGCCGCGGTCGCCGAGTCCCCGCACGCCCACCCCCTGACGACCGCCGCGAGCTTCCTGCGACCCGGCCAGCCGGGCCCCGCCGAGATCGTCGTCGAGACCCGCAAGACCGGCAGGACCGCGGCCACCTCGCGGGTGTCGCTCACCCAGCACGGCCGCCCGATCGTCGACGCCATGGTCACCACCGGCACCCTCGACCCGGCCTCCGAGCCCGCCTACCAGGGCGCACGCCCCGCCATGCCGCCCGTCGAGGAATGCCGCCCGTCCGGTCACGACACCAGCGGCTTCGTCGCCCAGGTCGACATGCGCTTCGACCCCGCGGTCATGGGCTGGCTGGACGGTGAGCCCAGCGGCCGCCCCGAGATGCGCGCCTACTTCCGGCTCGCCGACGGCGCCGACCCCGACCCGTACGTCCTCGCGATCGCCCTCGACGCGCTCGTCCCCGTCGTCGCCAACACCGGGCACACCGGCTGGTCCCCGACCGTCGACCTCACCTGGCATCTGCGCGCCCTGCCCGCGCCCGGCTGGCTCACCGTCCATGGCTCGGGACGGCTCGTGCGGGACGGCTGGAACGACGAGGACGTGGAGATCTGGGACTCCGCGGGCACCCTGGTGGCCCAGAGCCGACAGCTCGCCCGGACGGCCAGGGCCCGTACCCGTAAGTAA
- the murI gene encoding glutamate racemase, whose protein sequence is MSDAPIGIFDSGFGGLTVARAVLDQLPGEPILYLGDSARQPYGPRPIAEVREYALEMLDQLVREGVKMLVIACNSASSAMLRDARERYAGIPVVEVIFPAARRAVAATRNGKVGLIATHATVTSRAYDDAFEIAPHIELTSVACPRFVEFVERGVTMSPELLDVARAYLAPIIEAGCDTLILGCTHYPLLTGVISYVVGDGVTLVSSADETAKDVYRLLHDRGMARAEAAAPPVHRFRATGDPDVFSAIGRRFLGPVIGYVESPSDTSVFRLTP, encoded by the coding sequence ATGTCAGACGCGCCTATCGGAATCTTCGACAGCGGCTTCGGCGGGCTCACCGTCGCACGGGCCGTCCTCGACCAGTTGCCAGGGGAGCCGATCCTCTATCTCGGCGACTCGGCGCGTCAGCCTTACGGTCCGAGGCCCATCGCCGAGGTCCGCGAGTACGCCCTGGAGATGCTGGACCAGCTCGTCCGCGAAGGCGTCAAGATGCTCGTCATCGCCTGCAACAGCGCGAGCTCGGCCATGCTGCGGGACGCCCGCGAGCGGTACGCGGGAATCCCCGTCGTCGAAGTGATCTTCCCCGCGGCGCGGCGGGCCGTCGCCGCAACCCGCAACGGCAAGGTCGGCCTCATCGCCACCCACGCGACGGTCACCAGCCGCGCCTACGACGATGCCTTCGAGATCGCGCCGCACATCGAACTCACCAGTGTCGCCTGCCCCAGATTCGTGGAGTTCGTCGAGCGGGGGGTGACGATGAGCCCCGAACTGCTCGACGTCGCCCGCGCTTATCTGGCTCCCATCATCGAGGCGGGGTGTGACACTCTGATTCTGGGTTGCACCCACTATCCGCTGCTGACCGGGGTGATCTCCTACGTGGTAGGCGACGGCGTCACCCTCGTCTCCAGCGCCGACGAGACCGCAAAAGACGTCTACCGACTGCTGCACGACAGGGGTATGGCCCGCGCGGAGGCCGCCGCCCCACCCGTCCACCGGTTCCGCGCGACCGGCGATCCCGACGTGTTCTCCGCGATAGGAAGACGGTTCCTAGGGCCGGTGATCGGTTACGTGGAGTCCCCGTCCGACACCAGCGTCTTCCGCCTCACCCCATGA